The Microcoleus sp. FACHB-672 sequence TGAAGTTGCTAAAAAAAAGCCAAGAACCTTTTAAAATATAGGTTTTTCGCCTTTTTTAGGTTTCCCAAAACTTTATTAAAACTTTATCAAAATTTTACATAAACTTTATGTGAGCGATGTGTTGCCCTTTGCCGTCGAGAAATCGGCTTCTGCGGCTGGCTGTTGCCGGCACTCTTGTGGAATCTAGCAGGATCAACTCGCTCGATTGGCAAGTACAATACTTCCTGCAATCAGTGCTGTTGTGGGATTTTCAGGCATGGATTATCGGGAAGCGGGTGTAGATGTTGAGGCCGGTCGGGCTTTTGTGGGGCGAATTCGCAGTTTGGTGAAGAGCACGCACCGTCCGGAGGTTTTAGGCGGTTTGGGCGGTTTTAGTGGTTGTTTTCAGATGCCGGCTGGTTATCAAGAGCCGGTTTTGGTGTCGGGGACAGATGGGGTGGGGACAAAGCTGAAGCTCGCTCACACCCTCAATCGGCACGATACGGTTGGCATTGATTTAGTCGCAATGTGTGTCAATGATGTACTGACATCTGGTGCGGAACCGCTGTTCTTTTTGGACTATTTGGCAACGGGGAAGCTGAATCAAGAGCAGTTAACTCAAGTGGTGGCTGGAATTGCAGAAGGGTGCCGGCAGGCAGGGTGTGCGCTGCTGGGGGGAGAAACGGCGGAGATGCCGGGATTTTACCAGCCTGGTGAGTACGATTTAGCCGGTTTTTGTGTGGGAATTGCCGAGAAAAGCCGACTGCTAAATGGATCTCAGGTGCGAGTCGGGGATCTAGCGATAGGATTGCCGAGTTCCGGGGCTCACAGCAATGGGTTTAGTTTGGTGCGGAAGATTGTCAGCGATGGTGGCTTTAGCTGGGATGACTGCCCAGAGGGGTTAAATGGCAATCTAGGGGATGTGCTATTGACACCAACACAGATATATGTGAAAGAGGTTTTAGATGCGCTACGAGGTGGTGTAGAAATTCACGGCATGGCTCACATTACAGGAGGCGGGTTGCCAGAGAATTTGCCGCGTTGTTTGGGCGCGGGACAATCGATTCAGATCGATGTGAGCCGCTGGGAAGTGCCGGCAGTTTTTCAGTGGTTAGCAGATGCCGGTGATGTGAGTTTGCCGGATATGTATAACACTTTTAATATGGGAATTGGGTTTGTGCTATTAGTGCCGGCAGCCCAAGCTGAGGAGACAATTCGCCGGTTTGCTTCTGCTTATGTTATTGGGGAAGTGGTTGAGGGTAATGGGGATTTGATTGGCGTGCCGGCATAAGTAGCGGTGAGGGTGTGAGGATGCCGGCAGCATCAGATTTGCTCAATCAAAAAAATTCAATTTTTCATGGCAAAAGCAGCAGCTCTCGGCAGCAAGCGATTAATTAGTCGGGCACCGGCACGCTGCTAAAATCGCTTTTCAACAACTGCTTCCTTCCCGGATTTTGTTGGTGCCGGTGTTGAAGGGAGGGAATGAGCAATCAACAGTCCGGCAAGCTTTGCAAATTTTGCGTTCTGATGAACAGTTATTTGGAGTTAGTTTATTTGGCTGCCGGCGTCTCTATGACCAATCCAATCACACCCTCCAGTTGAGCATTTACTAAGTTCGCACCTTTAAGATTGGCACCGCTTAAATGAGCATTTAATAAATTAGCATTAGATAAATCAGAAGCACTTAAATCGGCTCCTTTAAAATCAGCTTCTTTTAAATCTGAGCCACTCAAATCAGCCCCTTTTAAATAGGCACCTCTCAAGTTGGCACCTCGCAAGTCAGCTCCTCGCAAGTCAGCTCCTCGCAGGTTAGCACTCCTCAAATCAGCACCACTGAGATCCGCAGAAAATAAATTGGCATTGCTGAGATCGGCACGGCTAAGATCGGATCGCCTTATGTTTGCTCCCCCTAGGCTCGTCCCTTGGAGGTTGGCACCGGCTAGGCTGCAACCCTGGCATTGTTTATTTTTCAGCAACCGCTTCATGTGTGCCGGCTGCGCCCAACAGCCTGAGCAGAGTGCAAGCAGCAGTGCGCTGGTTACTAGGAATCTTGTTTTCACAGTCCTTTTCCCCTCACTTGTGCCAATCACAGAAGTTCCTTCCGCAAAAGTCTTAGTTTCACAAGATACATTATCTGTCAATAAGGGTGAAACCCCTCATTTAATTTTGAATGCCGGTGAAGGATTGTAAACCTGCCGTTGGTGCCCTAACCCCAGCCTCCAAGGGAGTTACCGGCTTCAAGGAAAAAAATTGCGTTTTCATTGATTCCCGTGTAATATGTGAAAAAACAAACAACGGTATCCCGACCGAATA is a genomic window containing:
- the purM gene encoding phosphoribosylformylglycinamidine cyclo-ligase, with product MDYREAGVDVEAGRAFVGRIRSLVKSTHRPEVLGGLGGFSGCFQMPAGYQEPVLVSGTDGVGTKLKLAHTLNRHDTVGIDLVAMCVNDVLTSGAEPLFFLDYLATGKLNQEQLTQVVAGIAEGCRQAGCALLGGETAEMPGFYQPGEYDLAGFCVGIAEKSRLLNGSQVRVGDLAIGLPSSGAHSNGFSLVRKIVSDGGFSWDDCPEGLNGNLGDVLLTPTQIYVKEVLDALRGGVEIHGMAHITGGGLPENLPRCLGAGQSIQIDVSRWEVPAVFQWLADAGDVSLPDMYNTFNMGIGFVLLVPAAQAEETIRRFASAYVIGEVVEGNGDLIGVPA
- a CDS encoding pentapeptide repeat-containing protein, whose product is MKTRFLVTSALLLALCSGCWAQPAHMKRLLKNKQCQGCSLAGANLQGTSLGGANIRRSDLSRADLSNANLFSADLSGADLRSANLRGADLRGADLRGANLRGAYLKGADLSGSDLKEADFKGADLSASDLSNANLLNAHLSGANLKGANLVNAQLEGVIGLVIETPAAK